The Candidatus Pantoea soli genome window below encodes:
- the zntB gene encoding zinc transporter ZntB, with protein sequence MNVIEGKALQVSDAIVSCQFDGKGGVIPIEDKDIIHCERHCWLHLNYTQRQSAEWLQNTPLIPDAVRDALAGDSMRPRVTRLGDGFMIVLRSVNHNADSRPDQLVAMRVFINDKLIVSTRRRKVYAIDEVLTELQNGNGPVDGGSWLVDVCDALTDHASEFIEEMHDKIIELEDALMDQQVPARGELALLRKQLIVMRRYMAPQRDVYARLASEKLTWMNDDDRRRMQDVSDRLGRGLDDLDAGVARTGILADEVASLLAESMNRRTYTMSLMAMIFLPATFLTGLFGVNLGGIPGGSWPLGFTAFCILLLVMVLGVALWLKQRKWL encoded by the coding sequence GTGAACGTCATTGAAGGAAAAGCGCTGCAGGTTTCGGATGCGATTGTCTCATGCCAGTTCGATGGCAAAGGCGGCGTCATTCCCATTGAAGACAAAGACATCATTCACTGCGAGCGTCACTGCTGGCTGCACCTGAACTATACCCAGCGACAGAGTGCGGAGTGGTTGCAGAACACCCCGCTGATTCCGGATGCGGTGCGCGATGCGCTGGCGGGTGACAGCATGCGGCCGCGCGTGACGCGGCTGGGTGACGGTTTCATGATCGTGCTGCGCAGCGTGAATCACAATGCCGATTCGCGACCCGATCAGCTGGTGGCGATGCGCGTATTCATCAATGACAAGCTGATCGTTTCAACCCGGCGGCGCAAAGTGTACGCCATCGACGAAGTGCTGACTGAACTGCAAAACGGCAATGGTCCGGTCGATGGCGGCAGCTGGCTGGTGGACGTGTGCGACGCGCTGACCGATCACGCCAGTGAATTCATTGAAGAGATGCACGACAAAATCATTGAGCTGGAAGATGCGCTGATGGATCAGCAGGTGCCTGCGCGCGGTGAGCTGGCGCTGCTGCGCAAACAGCTGATTGTTATGCGTCGCTATATGGCGCCGCAGCGCGACGTCTATGCGCGGCTGGCCAGTGAAAAATTAACCTGGATGAACGATGACGACCGCCGCCGGATGCAGGATGTGTCCGATCGCCTCGGCCGCGGCCTTGACGATCTGGACGCTGGCGTGGCGCGCACCGGTATTCTGGCTGATGAAGTGGCGTCACTGCTGGCGGAATCCATGAACCGTCGCACCTATACCATGTCGCTGATGGCGATGATTTTCCTGCCCGCAACCTTCCTGACCGGCCTGTTTGGCGTGAATCTCGGCGGTATTCCAGGCGGCAGCTGGCCGCTGGGCTTTACGGCATTCTGCATACTGCTGCTGGTGATGGTGCTGGGCGTGGCGCTGTGGCTGAAACAGCGGAAGTGGCTGTAA
- a CDS encoding peptide ABC transporter substrate-binding protein, with the protein MKQIFRNTLAAMVLSSLMSSAFAASVPAGAQLASKQEIVRHIKDEPASLDPLKAVGLPEIQVLRDLFEGLTSQDAQGNIVPGVAQSWSSSDNKTWIFTLRDTARWSNGEPVTADDFVYSWRRLVDPRNSSPFAWFAALSGIENAEAITKGQLPADKLGVVANDKTHLKVTLSRPLPWFPAMVANVALYPVPQNVIAQQGEGWTAPGKLVGNGAYQLQARVVNEKIVLVRNTHYWNDKASVLTKVTFVPINEESSATKRYRAGDIDITESFPKNMYAMLKKSLPGQVYTPDQLGTYYYAFNTQKGPTADVRVRKALSWSIDRRIIAEKVLGTGEKPAWHFTPDVTAGFTPQQSYLQQHSQQELNAQAKALLAAAGYGPDKPLHLTLLYNTSESHQKIAVAVASMWKKNLGAEVTLQNQEWKTYIDSRNSGNFDVIRASWVGDYNEPSTFLSLLTASHSGNIARFNNAEYDAVLARASSETSTAARNVDYNKAEQILADQAPIAPIYQYTNGRLIKPWVKGYPVTNPEDVAYSRELWIEKH; encoded by the coding sequence ATGAAACAGATTTTCCGCAACACGCTGGCGGCCATGGTGCTGAGCAGCCTGATGTCGTCCGCGTTTGCGGCCAGCGTGCCAGCCGGGGCGCAGCTGGCCAGCAAACAGGAAATTGTGCGTCATATCAAAGATGAGCCGGCATCGCTTGATCCGTTAAAAGCGGTCGGCCTGCCGGAAATCCAGGTGCTGCGCGATCTGTTTGAAGGGCTTACCAGCCAGGATGCGCAGGGCAATATCGTGCCCGGCGTGGCGCAGAGCTGGAGCAGCAGTGACAATAAAACCTGGATTTTTACGCTGCGTGATACCGCCCGCTGGTCAAACGGAGAACCGGTAACCGCCGACGATTTTGTTTACAGCTGGCGGCGTCTGGTTGATCCGCGCAATAGTTCGCCCTTTGCCTGGTTTGCCGCCTTAAGCGGCATTGAAAACGCGGAAGCGATCACCAAAGGGCAGCTGCCTGCCGATAAGCTGGGCGTGGTGGCAAACGATAAGACGCATCTCAAGGTGACGCTGTCACGTCCACTGCCGTGGTTCCCGGCGATGGTGGCGAACGTTGCGCTCTATCCGGTGCCGCAAAACGTCATTGCCCAACAGGGCGAAGGCTGGACGGCGCCGGGCAAACTGGTGGGCAATGGCGCGTACCAGCTGCAGGCGCGCGTGGTAAACGAAAAAATCGTCCTGGTGCGCAATACGCATTACTGGAACGACAAGGCTTCGGTGCTGACAAAAGTAACCTTTGTGCCGATCAACGAAGAGTCCAGCGCGACCAAGCGCTACCGCGCCGGGGATATCGATATCACTGAGTCATTCCCGAAAAACATGTATGCCATGCTGAAGAAAAGTCTGCCGGGACAGGTGTATACGCCGGATCAGCTCGGAACCTATTATTACGCCTTTAATACGCAGAAAGGCCCCACGGCCGATGTGCGGGTGCGTAAGGCGCTGTCATGGAGCATTGACCGCCGTATCATCGCCGAAAAGGTGCTGGGCACTGGCGAAAAGCCCGCCTGGCATTTTACCCCGGACGTCACCGCCGGGTTTACGCCGCAGCAGAGCTACCTGCAGCAGCACAGCCAGCAGGAGCTGAATGCACAGGCGAAAGCGCTACTGGCGGCTGCCGGTTACGGCCCGGACAAACCGCTGCATCTGACCCTGCTCTATAACACCTCCGAGAGCCATCAGAAAATTGCGGTGGCGGTGGCTTCCATGTGGAAAAAGAATCTGGGCGCGGAGGTCACGCTGCAGAATCAGGAGTGGAAGACCTACATCGACAGCCGCAACAGCGGTAATTTTGATGTGATTCGCGCGTCCTGGGTGGGCGACTATAACGAGCCATCAACGTTCCTTAGCCTGCTGACCGCCAGCCACAGCGGCAACATTGCCCGCTTTAACAATGCGGAATACGACGCCGTCCTTGCCCGCGCCAGCAGCGAAACCAGTACGGCGGCGCGCAATGTGGATTATAACAAAGCCGAGCAGATACTGGCCGATCAGGCACCGATTGCGCCCATTTATCAGTACACCAACGGTCGGCTAATCAAGCCGTGGGTCAAAGGCTATCCGGTCACTAACCCGGAAGATGTGGCCTATAGCCGTGAACTCTGGATTGAAAAACACTGA